Proteins co-encoded in one Campylobacter ornithocola genomic window:
- the smpB gene encoding SsrA-binding protein SmpB has protein sequence MKKTIVKNKKAFFDYEILEKFETGIVLKGSEVVALRASRANLKDSFVRIIKGEIFLLNAHISHLSTTHSFYKHNEKGARKLLMHKKQIDKLFGKISTQGFTIVPLELYFNEKNKAKALIALAKGKNLHDKRESLKKKQADLEARAAIKNHY, from the coding sequence ATGAAAAAAACTATAGTAAAAAACAAAAAAGCTTTTTTTGATTATGAAATTTTAGAAAAATTTGAAACAGGCATCGTTTTAAAGGGTTCTGAAGTAGTAGCACTAAGAGCTAGTAGAGCAAATTTAAAAGATTCTTTTGTGCGTATTATCAAAGGTGAAATTTTCTTGCTTAATGCTCATATTTCTCATCTTAGCACCACACATTCTTTTTATAAACATAATGAAAAAGGCGCAAGAAAACTTTTAATGCATAAAAAGCAGATTGATAAACTTTTTGGTAAAATTAGTACTCAAGGTTTTACTATAGTACCTTTGGAGCTTTATTTTAATGAAAAAAATAAGGCAAAAGCCTTAATAGCTCTTGCTAAAGGAAAAAATCTACACGATAAAAGAGAAAGCTTAAAGAAAAAACAAGCAGATCTTGAGGCAAGAGCTGCTATAAAAAATCATTATTAA
- a CDS encoding ATP-dependent helicase: MSFFEGLNDSQKEAIMHIDGAILILAGAGSGKTKTITTRLAYLIDHVGIPAQNTLTLTFTNKAANVMKTRALALLQDQNLHNPLLCTFHKFGLLFLRLYSERINRANNFVIIDTDDKKKILKDLASENLQSSLASISAYISNFKNQSKSAQEICKELEFLKDEKNKNYEEIIHLYEQYEHFLIQNNFMDFDDLLMLTNKILENEDFAKEQSQKYAYITVDEYQDTNALQYQILKKLCTSHENICVVGDDDQSIYGWRGAKIENILNFKEQFNNVKLVKLEQNYRSTSAILQAANELIEHNRKRLGKILICTKDKGEEITILQNDDEKIESFKVAREVSKLLNSGINPSEIAILYRVNALSRALEEAFSKEKIPFKLLSGIRFYERAEIKDIISYLRLLSNLNDDYSFKRIINRPKRNFGNASLEKLENYAKENHLSLFESLCALQGSGFFSKKTDKELEKFILSIYKIKEKDDLLAMILALEEEFKIKEFYKDNPEGEDKLLNIDELYANLKDKITHGNYNGLDDILNEISLLNEQDGLDKESICIMSIHASKGLEFDYVFIIGLEEGFFPLTSESSNIEEERRLAYVAITRAKKKLYLSYANSRFYKGSRTRLEKSRFFGESNVIKKELTLDHQKNCYKKGDLIKHKIFGIGRVTGVSKIGAEEKLTINFGGIERMIMSSFVEKVI; encoded by the coding sequence ATGAGTTTTTTTGAAGGTTTAAATGATAGCCAAAAAGAAGCTATTATGCATATTGATGGGGCTATACTTATACTAGCAGGTGCGGGCAGTGGAAAGACTAAAACCATTACCACTAGACTTGCTTATTTGATCGATCATGTAGGTATTCCTGCGCAAAATACCCTCACACTAACCTTTACAAATAAAGCTGCCAATGTAATGAAAACAAGAGCCTTAGCGCTTTTACAAGATCAAAATTTACACAATCCCCTTTTATGCACTTTTCATAAATTTGGCTTGTTGTTTTTAAGACTTTATAGTGAAAGAATTAATAGAGCAAATAATTTTGTCATTATCGATACAGATGATAAAAAGAAAATATTAAAAGATTTAGCTAGCGAAAATTTACAAAGCTCTTTAGCAAGCATAAGTGCTTATATTTCAAATTTTAAAAATCAAAGCAAAAGTGCCCAAGAAATATGCAAAGAATTAGAATTTTTAAAAGATGAAAAAAATAAAAATTATGAAGAAATCATTCATTTATATGAACAATATGAGCATTTTTTAATTCAAAACAATTTCATGGATTTTGATGATTTGTTAATGCTAACTAATAAAATTTTAGAAAATGAGGATTTTGCAAAAGAACAAAGTCAAAAATATGCTTATATAACAGTAGATGAGTATCAAGATACCAATGCTTTACAATATCAAATTCTAAAAAAACTTTGCACATCTCATGAAAATATTTGCGTAGTAGGTGATGATGATCAAAGTATTTATGGTTGGCGTGGGGCTAAAATAGAAAATATCTTAAATTTCAAAGAACAATTTAATAATGTAAAATTAGTCAAATTAGAGCAAAACTACCGCTCAACTAGTGCTATTTTACAAGCTGCGAATGAGCTTATAGAGCATAATAGAAAAAGATTAGGAAAAATTTTAATTTGCACCAAGGACAAGGGTGAAGAAATTACGATTTTACAAAATGATGATGAAAAAATTGAAAGTTTTAAGGTTGCAAGAGAAGTTTCAAAACTTTTAAATTCAGGAATTAATCCTAGTGAAATAGCCATACTTTATAGAGTAAATGCCCTATCTCGTGCGCTTGAAGAAGCTTTTAGCAAGGAAAAAATTCCTTTTAAACTACTAAGTGGAATTCGTTTTTATGAAAGAGCTGAAATTAAAGATATTATTTCTTATTTAAGATTACTTTCAAATTTAAACGATGATTATTCTTTTAAACGCATTATCAACCGCCCTAAAAGAAATTTTGGTAATGCAAGTCTAGAAAAGCTAGAAAATTATGCTAAAGAAAATCATTTATCTTTATTTGAAAGTCTCTGTGCTTTGCAAGGAAGTGGGTTTTTTAGCAAAAAAACAGACAAAGAATTAGAAAAATTCATACTAAGCATATACAAAATCAAAGAAAAAGATGATTTACTTGCAATGATTTTAGCCTTAGAAGAAGAATTTAAAATCAAAGAATTTTACAAAGATAACCCAGAAGGCGAAGATAAACTTTTAAATATAGATGAGCTTTATGCTAACTTAAAAGATAAAATTACTCATGGAAATTATAACGGTTTAGATGATATTTTAAATGAAATTTCTTTACTTAATGAGCAAGATGGGCTTGATAAAGAAAGTATTTGTATTATGAGTATTCATGCAAGTAAAGGACTTGAGTTTGATTATGTTTTTATCATAGGATTAGAAGAAGGATTTTTCCCACTCACTAGCGAATCAAGCAATATAGAAGAAGAAAGAAGACTTGCTTATGTAGCAATTACTAGAGCCAAGAAAAAACTTTATTTAAGTTATGCTAATTCTAGATTTTATAAAGGAAGTCGCACAAGACTAGAAAAAAGTAGATTTTTTGGCGAGAGTAATGTAATTAAAAAAGAATTAACACTAGATCATCAAAAAAATTGCTATAAAAAAGGTGATTTAATCAAACATAAAATTTTTGGTATAGGTAGAGTCACTGGGGTAAGTAAAATAGGTGCTGAAGAAAAACTCACGATTAATTTTGGAGGCATAGAAAGAATGATAATGTCAAGTTTTGTGGAAAAAGTGATATGA
- a CDS encoding 4-(cytidine 5'-diphospho)-2-C-methyl-D-erythritol kinase: protein MKAYAKANIFLKIIGIDSRSYHLLQSRFVLLKDFFDELNFSNEKTKDGFEIIGNFTQDTIIHKTYKELENLGFSNELDEFFKNKSLRLIKNIPIGGGLGGSSTDAVTFLLMVNEALNLKLKQKQLEQICQKLGSDLIFFLSGYNSANVSGCGEIVEYFEDDFYQLDFTFPNTECSSTKVYKAFDESSYDLKANLNLSKTLKTLKTSEILEYKNTDLNDLFAPCVKIYPKMQRFLDEAYFLSGSGSGVFKAK, encoded by the coding sequence ATGAAAGCTTACGCAAAAGCTAATATTTTTTTAAAAATCATAGGGATCGACTCAAGATCTTATCATTTATTACAATCACGCTTTGTTTTATTAAAAGATTTCTTTGATGAATTAAACTTTAGCAATGAAAAAACCAAAGATGGATTTGAAATCATTGGAAATTTTACCCAAGATACCATCATACACAAAACCTATAAAGAATTAGAAAATTTAGGTTTTTCAAACGAATTAGATGAATTTTTTAAAAATAAAAGTCTTAGACTTATTAAAAACATTCCCATAGGTGGAGGTCTTGGCGGGAGTAGCACAGATGCAGTTACATTTTTACTTATGGTTAACGAAGCTTTAAATTTAAAATTAAAGCAAAAACAACTTGAACAAATTTGTCAAAAACTTGGCTCTGATTTAATCTTTTTTCTAAGCGGATATAATAGCGCAAATGTCAGTGGGTGTGGAGAGATTGTAGAATATTTTGAAGATGATTTTTATCAACTTGACTTCACTTTTCCAAATACTGAATGCTCAAGCACAAAAGTATACAAAGCATTCGATGAAAGCTCATATGATTTAAAAGCAAATTTAAATTTATCCAAAACACTTAAAACACTCAAAACAAGCGAAATTTTAGAGTATAAAAATACTGATTTAAATGACTTATTTGCTCCTTGTGTAAAAATTTATCCTAAAATGCAAAGATTTCTTGATGAAGCTTATTTTTTAAGTGGAAGTGGAAGTGGAGTTTTTAAGGCTAAATAA
- the truB gene encoding tRNA pseudouridine(55) synthase TruB (catalyzes isomerization of specific uridines in RNA to pseudouridine; responsible for residues in T loops of many tRNAs) encodes MNKLFVAYKPSGMSSNAFLSKLKKKYKNKKAGFSGTLDPFAKGVLLIAFDQYTKLFRFFDKNPKVYKATLWLGVYSLSLDNQNIKEINPIDVFDEQILEQIKNELLGKITYTPPAYCAKKIDGVRSYELAKRGFEVNLKPCIMEIFYTKILHYNHPFLTIEIAVSEGSYIRSYCELFARKLGIKATLSSLERLSEGNFFYENEKKLNPLAYLNLRKNTIKYPQKLHNGQKIFLDDLEIQEEGSYILEEKDFFSIISIQDNQVQYYLNKVLKC; translated from the coding sequence ATGAATAAACTTTTTGTAGCCTACAAACCAAGTGGTATGAGTTCTAATGCTTTTTTAAGCAAACTCAAGAAAAAATATAAAAACAAAAAAGCAGGTTTTTCGGGAACACTTGATCCTTTTGCAAAAGGTGTTTTACTTATAGCCTTTGATCAATATACAAAATTATTTCGTTTTTTTGATAAAAATCCAAAGGTTTACAAAGCAACACTTTGGCTAGGCGTGTATTCACTAAGCCTTGATAATCAAAACATTAAAGAAATTAATCCTATAGATGTTTTTGATGAGCAAATTTTAGAACAAATCAAAAATGAACTTTTGGGTAAAATTACCTATACTCCACCTGCATATTGTGCAAAAAAAATAGATGGAGTACGTTCTTATGAACTTGCAAAAAGAGGTTTTGAAGTCAATTTAAAACCTTGTATTATGGAAATTTTTTATACTAAAATTTTACATTATAATCATCCTTTTTTAACCATAGAAATAGCAGTTAGTGAAGGTTCTTACATACGCTCTTATTGTGAATTATTTGCTAGAAAACTTGGTATTAAAGCTACATTAAGTTCGCTTGAGCGTTTAAGTGAAGGAAATTTTTTTTATGAGAATGAAAAAAAGTTAAATCCTTTAGCTTATTTAAATCTTAGAAAAAATACGATAAAATATCCACAAAAATTACACAATGGACAAAAAATATTTTTGGACGATTTGGAAATTCAAGAAGAAGGTAGCTATATTTTAGAAGAAAAAGATTTTTTTTCTATCATTTCTATCCAAGATAATCAAGTACAATATTATTTAAACAAGGTATTAAAATGTTAA
- the csrA gene encoding carbon storage regulator CsrA yields the protein MLILSRKENESIKIGDDIEIKVVQTGKGYAKIGIEAPKSLMILRKELIEQVKSENLHAISDETIKLDDLSKKLKK from the coding sequence ATGTTAATTTTATCAAGAAAAGAAAATGAAAGCATAAAAATCGGAGATGATATAGAAATTAAAGTAGTTCAAACGGGTAAAGGTTATGCTAAGATAGGCATTGAAGCTCCAAAATCTTTAATGATACTACGCAAAGAACTTATCGAGCAAGTAAAAAGTGAAAATTTACATGCAATTAGCGATGAAACGATAAAACTTGATGATCTAAGTAAAAAGCTTAAAAAATGA